Genomic window (Croceicoccus sp. Ery15):
ACATCACCAATTGGCCTTTTGCGGCAAACGCTTGAACGGTATTTGGGACCTGTTCCAATCTCGAATGACGAACTTGATAGATTCCTATCAGCGGTGACGGGGGACAAGCCTTGGCTATTCCCAACGAGAAAGTTGGCCGCAACGTACGAAGTAGCTCTCGACCACGGGATAACGGATATAATTACTCCATATCTTCCCGATGACGATCAAGCACAGATATTATTGTTTGAGCGTAGAATTTTGGGTGCTTTTGTTTCTATGACAAATTATGGTTTGCGATCCGGCCAAGATGACGAAGTAATATACATCGATAATCAGGCTTGCATCAATCCGTATGCCAATCTCGAAATTCTGAACAACTATCCTACATGGGCGCCATAGGGGCGCCGTATTCCTTGGATTGCGATATCACTGTCACAGTACCCCCGAAGCGGCATAGGCCGGGTCGAAAATTCAACTCTCATCCTGTGAAGGCGCTTTCGGTAGGATGACACCGACAAGAAGAATTTGCAGACTTTGGGTAATCGGTGGGTAATTTCTTTCCCGCTGCGAAAATGGATGACAACACCCTTGAAAACCCTAGCTTATCTTTAAGCCCTGATTTGATTTCGTAATGCGGGGGCCACAGGTTCGAGTCCTGTAAGCGGCACCAGTTTTCCTAAAATCGTTGAAAAACAGCCTCTTGAGCAGGCTCCGTGCGACGATTGTAGCACAATGGTGTCGCACACAAGCCGCCCTGATCGTGCCTTAAAGCATTCAAAACAATCAAGAATCGCCTCTTCAAACTGTAGCACAGGTGTGTCGCACAGAAGGCATGTCGGGCTATGGCGTCGTGGTGCCATCTATCAGTATCGCGTCCGCGTTCCTGCCGATCTGCGTTCGAGAATCGGCTCGACGCACATAAATCGTTCGTTGCGGACGGCTTCGTTCACCGAGGCGATACGCTGTGTGCGGATGCTCGCTTACGAAATCGAAAAGCGATTTGACGCTGTTCGAGATCAGCATGTCTTTGATCCGTCCGAGATACCGCAGAGGCAATCGCGGGCAGGGTCGATCAAGCGAGAAGAGCAGCGTCTCGTTCCCCCACAAACCTTTTCGGATATCGCCAACCAGTATCTCGATGACCCGACTTCCAGTCGCACAGCGAAAAGCAAGGCGATCTATCGGACGACCTACGCCGCCTTCGCGAGCATCTTCGAGACCGACATTCCCGCAGCTTCGATAACGCGAGAGATGTGTCGCGAAGCACTTGGAGTGCTGCAAACCCTGCCGTCCAACGCTTCCAAAAGGTGGCCCGATCTCACCTTGCGGGAATTGGCCGCAAAGGCTCGCGCGGAAGGTATTCCAGCCATGAGTCCAGCCAATGTGAACGAGTATATGAATAAGCTCTCAACGCTGTTCAATTGGGCGGTCAAAGAAGAGAAGATCACCCGCAATCCAGCCAAGGGTCTGCGCATTGCAGACCTCGTTGCTCGTCGCGATAAACGGAAGCCATTCTCGACCGTTCAGCTTCGACGCATCTTCAACGCGCCGATATATCGCGGTTGTCGAGATGATGGCGCTGGTTTCGCATGCGCGGGCGACGCAAAACCTCGACGTGCACGATTTTGGATTCCGCTAATCGCTCTATGGTCGGGGATGCGGCAAAACGAGATTTGCCAACTCCACACTGCCGATGTTCGAAAGGTCGAAGGCATCCTTTGCTTTGTCGTTGGACGAGGGGAAGCAGGCGACAAGCACCTCAAAACCGTCGCCAGTGAGAGATTGGTCCCGCTGCATCCTGAACTCATTCGGATGGGATTGCCCCAGTATGTAGATGAGCGGCGTCGTGCTGGCGACACGAGGCTGTTCCCTGAATTGAGTCTCGATGGATACGGGCATTATTCCAGCAGATTTTCGAAATGGTTCGCCCGCTTCCTTCTCTCTTGCAATGCTGCGGATGAACGAACCTGCTTTCACAGTTTCCGCCACTCATTCAGGGACGCTCTGCGCGAAGCCAAGGTCGAACGGGAGATCGTGTTGGCCATGGGTGGTTGGACTTCCCCACTCGGTTCGGGAGGGGCATCAGTCGCTGACACCTATGGGAAGGGTTTCAGCACGCAATTGCTTTTCGATGCGATAGCGAACGTGGAATACCCAGCGCTGGATTTGACCCATCTTCGCCTTTGATCAGGCGAAGATAGACATGCCTTCTGTGCGACACACCTGTGCTACAGTTTGAAGAGGCGATTCTTGATTGTTTTGAATGCTTTAAGGCACGATCAGGGCGGCTTGTGTGCGACACCATTGTGCTACAATCGTCGCACGGAGCCTGCTCAAGAGGCTGTTTTTCAACGATTTTAGGAAAACTGGTGCCGCTTACAGGACTCGAAACGGGATCGATGTCATGAGGATCAGTCATGGCGGGATTTATCCTGACAATTCAGTGGTGGTGAGTTTGAGTCCGCTTACAGGACCGTGATTGAGGACCGTTGCCATGCCGTGGGCGACGATGCGCAAGCGTTGTCGCCAGCGGCTTGACTACACGCTGCGTTGATCGTCGATCCATCGATGTTCGCAGTTTTGGCAGGAACGGTTTGGCGCATTGATTTCCTGCATGCAGCCTCCGAGGATGACTTCACCGCGTTTGGCTCGTTTGATGAGGCCCTGACTGGGATAGCCGTAGATAATCGGCACGCCCGCTTTCGTTTCGCATTCAGGGCAGTCGAAGCGCTTGCGGTTCATGCGGACCAGACTAGTGAAGCGTGGGATTATCGATCTCATCGTCGAGGAAGGTTTCCATGCCGTCTTCCTCAACGGCTTGCTCGAAGGCTGCGAACGCTTCCTCATCGGTATCGAAGGGATCGTCCCAGACCGATGAGGTGCCATGGATGTTCACCACTTCCAGCGCCCACTGCGTTTCGTGTTCGAGGCGATAGATGTGGACCTCGACGCTGATGTCATCGCGCGTGATGGCGCAGGACAGGGGCGAGGTGATGATGTTGGGCTCACGATCTGGCATGACAGGCTCCTCAACGAGAAGGCAGATATAGCCGCAGTTTATCGGACGGTCATGCAGCAATGGCTTCCTCGGCCATGCGAGTCTTGATGCGATGGACAGTGCCGACGCCGACCTTGAGCTTGCGGGCGGTCTCATTGATGGAAGTGCCAGATTTGAGTTGCCGCTCGATCTTGGCGACCTTCTGCGGATCGAGTGCGGGACGGCCTCCTTTTGAGAACGGCGGTGCAAAATTAGACCACGGTAGCGGCGGCGAAGTGCTGCTGCGGGCGGCGTAAAAGTCGTCCACTTTTTCCCTTTTCGCGATGCTGGCGAGGAGGGATGAGGGATTTACACCGTGGAACTTTACCTGAAGGTTCGTCTTGCCTGCGCGGGCGGCATGAGCGCCCGGGCGGCAGCGAAGCATTTCAACATATCGCGCGACACGGTCCGCAAGATGCTGTCGTATTCCGAGCCGCCCGGTTACCGTCGCAGCGCCCCGGTGCGGCGACCGAAGCTGGAAGCGTTCATACCGATCATCGACGGCTGGCTGGATGGGGACCGGTCGGTCCCGCGCAAGCAGCGCCATACGGCGAAGCGTGTGTTCGATCGCCTTCGCGAAGAGCATGGCTTCACCGGAGGCTACACGATCATCAAGGATTACATCCGGGATCGGGATCAGCGCAGCCGGGAGATGTTCGTGCCGCTGGCACACGCACCCGGCCATGGGCAGGCAGATTTTGGAGAAGCTCTGGTCGAGATCGGCGGGGTGGAGCAGAAGGCGCACTTCTTCGTGCTCGATCTGCCGCACAGCGACGCCTGCTACGTACGCGCCTATCCGGCTGCCGTTGCCGAGGCCTGGATGGACGGCCATGTCCACGCCTTTGCGTTCTTCGGCGCGGTGCCGCTGTCGATCGTCTACGACAACGACCGCTGCCTGGTCTCGAAGATCCTGCCTGACGGGACGCGGCTGCGCGCGAGGCTGTTCAGCGCCTTCCTGTCGCACTACCTGATCCGTGATCGTTACGGCCGCCCCGGCAAGGGTAACGATAAGGGCGGC
Coding sequences:
- a CDS encoding DUF6538 domain-containing protein, which translates into the protein MVSHTSRPDRALKHSKQSRIASSNCSTGVSHRRHVGLWRRGAIYQYRVRVPADLRSRIGSTHINRSLRTASFTEAIRCVRMLAYEIEKRFDAVRDQHVFDPSEIPQRQSRAGSIKREEQRLVPPQTFSDIANQYLDDPTSSRTAKSKAIYRTTYAAFASIFETDIPAASITREMCREALGVLQTLPSNASKRWPDLTLRELAAKARAEGIPAMSPANVNEYMNKLSTLFNWAVKEEKITRNPAKGLRIADLVARRDKRKPFSTVQLRRIFNAPIYRGCRDDGAGFACAGDAKPRRARFWIPLIALWSGMRQNEICQLHTADVRKVEGILCFVVGRGEAGDKHLKTVASERLVPLHPELIRMGLPQYVDERRRAGDTRLFPELSLDGYGHYSSRFSKWFARFLLSCNAADERTCFHSFRHSFRDALREAKVEREIVLAMGGWTSPLGSGGASVADTYGKGFSTQLLFDAIANVEYPALDLTHLRL